Proteins encoded within one genomic window of Lysinibacillus louembei:
- a CDS encoding rhodanese-like domain-containing protein — protein sequence MKTMTTDELINLLDANEDLHVIDVREDFEVADGVIPGAVHIPLGEIPNSLEQLDKSLPYIIVCKGGVRSANACEYLAEQGYDVTNLEGGMLAYDGELEFK from the coding sequence ATGAAAACAATGACAACAGATGAACTAATTAATTTGCTTGATGCAAACGAGGATTTACACGTAATTGATGTGCGTGAAGACTTTGAAGTAGCAGACGGTGTAATTCCTGGTGCAGTGCATATTCCATTAGGTGAAATTCCGAACAGCTTAGAGCAATTAGATAAATCGCTTCCTTATATCATTGTATGTAAAGGCGGCGTACGCAGCGCAAATGCTTGCGAATACTTAGCAGAGCAAGGCTATGATGTAACCAATCTTGAAGGCGGTATGCTTGCATATGATGGTGAGCTAGAATTTAAGTAA
- the hfq gene encoding RNA chaperone Hfq codes for MKPVNLQDAFLNQLRKNNTFVTVFLLNGFQLKGLIKSYDNFTVLLEVEGKQHLIYKHAISTFVPASTIDINKEDA; via the coding sequence GTGAAACCAGTTAATTTGCAAGATGCATTTTTAAACCAATTACGTAAAAACAATACATTTGTAACAGTCTTTTTATTAAACGGCTTTCAACTAAAAGGCTTAATAAAATCTTACGATAATTTTACTGTACTGTTAGAGGTAGAAGGAAAGCAGCACTTGATTTATAAACATGCGATTTCGACATTTGTGCCAGCAAGTACGATAGATATTAATAAAGAAGATGCATAA
- the miaA gene encoding tRNA (adenosine(37)-N6)-dimethylallyltransferase MiaA codes for MSKTNYDVVAIIGPTASGKTALSIQLAKLIDGEIINGDSMQVYKGLDIGTAKITAAEMDGIPHHLFDIKEPTESFSVAEYQQLVRAKIDEISARGKVPIIVGGTGLYVQSVLYDFQFTKEQVNEEARSLYYKELEKIGPEAMHAKLAALDPETASNIHPNNTRRIIRALEMVELSGTSKVADEHNRGDIPLYNHLIIGLDMEREKLYERINLRVDIMLEQGLIQEVRELYDAGIRDVQAMKAIGYKELCAYFAGLVSYEDAVDQIKQNSRRYAKRQLTYFRNKMDVQWIGTNWEQVKSLFAE; via the coding sequence ATGTCGAAAACGAACTATGATGTTGTTGCAATTATCGGCCCAACAGCATCTGGCAAAACAGCATTAAGCATCCAACTTGCAAAGCTTATCGATGGTGAAATCATTAACGGTGATTCCATGCAAGTATATAAAGGGCTCGATATTGGAACTGCGAAAATTACAGCTGCTGAGATGGATGGTATCCCGCATCATCTGTTTGATATAAAGGAGCCGACAGAAAGTTTTTCAGTAGCGGAATATCAGCAGCTTGTACGTGCTAAAATTGATGAGATTAGTGCACGTGGGAAAGTACCGATTATCGTTGGCGGCACAGGCTTATATGTGCAATCTGTGCTCTACGATTTCCAATTTACAAAAGAACAAGTGAACGAAGAGGCACGCTCTCTTTACTATAAGGAGCTAGAAAAAATTGGACCTGAGGCAATGCATGCAAAGCTAGCGGCACTAGATCCAGAAACGGCGAGCAATATTCACCCAAACAATACTAGACGAATCATTCGTGCATTAGAAATGGTTGAATTAAGTGGCACATCAAAGGTGGCAGATGAGCATAATAGGGGTGATATCCCACTCTACAACCATTTAATTATTGGCTTAGATATGGAACGTGAAAAATTGTATGAGCGCATTAATTTACGTGTTGATATTATGCTAGAACAAGGGCTTATACAGGAAGTGCGCGAGTTATATGATGCGGGTATTCGAGATGTACAAGCAATGAAAGCAATCGGCTATAAGGAGCTATGCGCTTATTTTGCTGGGCTAGTTTCCTATGAGGATGCGGTTGACCAAATTAAGCAAAATTCACGCCGTTATGCTAAGCGTCAACTCACATATTTCCGCAATAAAATGGATGTACAATGGATAGGTACAAATTGGGAACAAGTAAAGTCGCTTTTCGCCGAATGA
- a CDS encoding alpha/beta hydrolase codes for MKQQQLFLTMRDGQQVFVRIFEPEQPIGHMHILHGMGEHSGRYEEFAKLLCAQGYYVSLHDHRGHGYTARGNYGHFADERGFHHVVLDVLEVLLYLRKTVTVPLTLFGHSMGSFIARRFIQLYSDQISACIICGTGVTSATHLAGNQLANTLAKAQGKQTASPFMNRLSFGSFNKAFADTTTEFDWLSRDADEVQKYIDDEMCGFIPSHQFYADLTEGLLLVHRKEEMARTRTDLPVLFISGSHDPVGDFGKGVFKVAKRMTDVGMENVTVHLFEEMRHEILNETNKQHVHDAVLRWLKHVENEL; via the coding sequence ATGAAACAGCAACAGCTATTTTTAACGATGCGAGACGGGCAACAAGTTTTTGTGCGCATATTTGAGCCAGAGCAACCAATTGGACATATGCATATTTTGCATGGAATGGGCGAGCATTCAGGACGCTATGAGGAGTTTGCCAAGCTTTTGTGTGCGCAGGGCTATTATGTATCACTACACGATCATAGAGGGCATGGCTATACGGCTAGGGGCAATTACGGGCATTTTGCGGATGAGCGCGGCTTCCATCATGTCGTATTAGATGTACTTGAAGTGCTTCTATACCTTCGTAAAACAGTGACAGTTCCCTTGACGCTATTTGGTCATAGCATGGGCTCATTTATCGCACGCCGTTTTATTCAGCTTTATAGCGATCAAATTTCAGCCTGTATTATTTGTGGTACAGGCGTTACATCCGCAACACATTTAGCAGGTAATCAGCTTGCGAATACATTAGCGAAGGCACAAGGCAAGCAAACAGCGAGTCCTTTCATGAATCGCTTAAGCTTTGGTAGCTTTAATAAAGCATTTGCAGATACAACAACAGAATTTGATTGGCTATCGCGTGACGCGGATGAAGTGCAAAAATATATCGATGATGAAATGTGTGGCTTTATTCCATCGCATCAATTTTACGCCGATTTGACAGAGGGCTTACTACTTGTCCATCGCAAAGAGGAGATGGCACGCACACGAACAGATTTACCAGTGCTATTTATTAGCGGTAGCCATGACCCTGTTGGCGATTTTGGTAAAGGGGTATTCAAAGTAGCCAAAAGAATGACTGATGTAGGAATGGAAAATGTCACAGTGCATTTATTTGAAGAAATGCGCCATGAAATTTTAAACGAAACAAATAAACAGCATGTGCATGATGCTGTATTACGGTGGTTAAAACATGTCGAAAACGAACTATGA
- the mutL gene encoding DNA mismatch repair endonuclease MutL produces MGKIHIMDEWLSNKIAAGEVVERPASVVKELVENAIDAGATTIEVFLEEAGLAFIQVVDNGSGMSEEDALKSFARHATSKIEKEQDLFRIRTLGFRGEALASISSVCKMTMKTSDGQDGAELYIEGGHIKSQKPAALRQGTDITVAQLFYNTPARLKYLKTVQTELGHSIDLMNRLALGNPHIAFKLVHNGQVQLQTNGRGHVQQVLAAIYGAHNAKKMFAFNGETNDYKIHGFATLPELTRASKNYISTFVNGRWVKHYLVQKAVVDAFHTYLPIERYPITALFIEGDPQLTDVNVHPAKHQIRLSKEPELLQLVEQTIRKAVSDVVRVPLAAKPKKSEKLPTEQLNIWKPAPTFNEEKMASIVQHLKESRLEPAPLRGEPVQVKESQPPLTVESFVEPIIEQPPVVEEKKAPFPQLEVIGQIHGTYIVAQMEDGFYLIDQHAAQERIKYEYYREKVGDVNANERQALLLPLTFHYSADEALRLMEHQQSLQEVGIYLEPFGQNSFVVREHPTWFPKGFEQEVIEELIEQVLTTRKADVKKLREEAAIMMSCKKSIKANYYLTKEQMDQLLNDLREAENPFTCPHGRPVLIHFSTYELEKMFKRVM; encoded by the coding sequence ATGGGGAAAATCCACATTATGGATGAATGGCTATCCAATAAAATTGCAGCGGGTGAGGTAGTAGAACGTCCTGCATCTGTTGTCAAAGAGCTTGTGGAAAATGCCATTGATGCTGGTGCGACAACGATTGAAGTGTTTTTAGAGGAAGCGGGATTAGCGTTTATCCAAGTTGTTGATAATGGGAGTGGTATGAGTGAGGAGGATGCATTGAAATCCTTTGCAAGGCATGCCACTTCCAAAATTGAAAAAGAGCAGGATTTATTCCGCATTCGCACGCTCGGCTTCCGTGGTGAGGCATTAGCCTCCATTTCATCCGTTTGCAAAATGACGATGAAAACATCTGATGGTCAAGACGGTGCAGAGCTTTATATTGAAGGTGGACATATTAAAAGTCAGAAGCCAGCTGCACTGCGACAAGGAACAGATATTACAGTAGCGCAATTATTTTATAACACACCTGCGCGTTTAAAATATTTAAAAACAGTACAGACAGAGTTAGGTCATTCAATTGATTTAATGAATCGTTTAGCATTAGGCAATCCACATATTGCCTTCAAGCTTGTGCACAATGGACAGGTTCAGTTGCAAACAAATGGACGAGGACATGTGCAGCAAGTACTCGCAGCGATTTATGGCGCACATAATGCGAAAAAAATGTTTGCATTTAACGGTGAAACAAATGATTATAAAATACATGGCTTTGCAACATTGCCTGAGCTCACACGCGCTTCAAAAAATTACATTTCGACATTTGTGAATGGGCGTTGGGTAAAGCATTATTTAGTGCAAAAGGCGGTCGTTGATGCATTTCATACGTATTTGCCGATTGAGCGCTATCCAATTACCGCATTATTTATTGAAGGCGACCCGCAGTTAACAGATGTCAATGTCCACCCTGCCAAGCATCAAATTCGTTTAAGTAAAGAGCCTGAGCTACTGCAATTAGTAGAGCAAACAATTCGCAAAGCTGTAAGTGACGTTGTCCGCGTTCCCCTAGCAGCAAAGCCGAAAAAGTCTGAGAAGCTACCAACAGAGCAGCTCAATATATGGAAACCAGCGCCAACTTTTAATGAGGAGAAAATGGCTTCGATTGTTCAACATTTAAAGGAAAGTCGACTAGAGCCAGCCCCTTTAAGAGGAGAGCCTGTGCAAGTAAAGGAAAGCCAGCCACCATTAACTGTGGAAAGCTTCGTAGAGCCTATAATAGAGCAACCACCAGTAGTGGAGGAAAAAAAAGCACCATTTCCACAGCTTGAAGTTATTGGGCAAATTCATGGAACTTATATTGTTGCTCAAATGGAGGATGGCTTTTATTTAATTGACCAGCATGCTGCGCAGGAGCGTATAAAATATGAATATTATCGCGAAAAAGTAGGCGATGTGAATGCCAACGAACGACAGGCACTGCTCCTGCCACTGACATTCCATTATTCAGCAGATGAAGCGTTACGTTTAATGGAGCATCAGCAAAGCTTGCAGGAGGTTGGTATTTATTTAGAGCCATTTGGTCAAAACTCCTTCGTTGTACGTGAGCACCCAACTTGGTTCCCAAAAGGCTTTGAACAAGAAGTAATTGAGGAGCTAATTGAGCAAGTGTTGACAACACGCAAGGCTGATGTGAAAAAGCTACGCGAGGAAGCAGCGATTATGATGAGCTGTAAAAAATCCATTAAAGCGAATTACTATTTAACAAAGGAGCAAATGGATCAACTGCTAAATGATTTAAGAGAGGCAGAAAATCCGTTTACATGTCCACATGGACGTCCTGTATTAATTCATTTTTCAACATATGAGCTAGAAAAAATGTTTAAGCGTGTCATGTAA
- the mutS gene encoding DNA mismatch repair protein MutS produces MTTYTPMMQQYLMIKEDYKDAFLFFRLGDFYELFFEDAERASQLLEITLTSRDGGSKGRIPMCGVPHHSAKNYIETLVSKGYKVAICEQTEDPKVAKGVVRREVVQLITPGTITEGKTIDGKTNHFIGAAEYVAEQQIAFVILDISTGEATATIIEGDIKTLFQQLQSYAIRELIVGEAMHLEAAEMAQALNIVLSIEHDEMQQTQQFTSDLPPNVQPIASRLLRYIERTQMRSLSHIQPFRFTEMNHYLSIDANSKRNLELMQSIRGGDQKGTLLWLLDETVTAMGGRKLKQWLHQPLVQRTKIEQRLTIVEHLLEDFFVREELRERLKQVYDLERLAGRVAFGNVGGRDLAQLRESLRQVPAIREQLLASKSEPLRQLGEAFDICEEVEQLLAVAITDHPPITIKEGDVIRDGYHDKLDELRYAARNGKDWIAQLEQKERELTGIKNLKIGYNRIFGYYIEITKSNFGNVDLTRYERKQTLANAERYITQELKEKEALILNAEEQSLALEYDLFVALREELKAYIPRVQALASEISELDVFISFASISEKYHFTRPIFHDGRDLTIKEGRHPVVEKMLNKQLYVPNDCILPSDRNMMLITGPNMSGKSTYMRQVAITVILAQMGCYVPAKEASLPITDQIFTRIGAADDLAAGQSTFMVEMLESQYAITHATKNSLLLFDEIGRGTSTYDGMSLAQAMMEYIHQEIGANTLFSTHYHELTELEHDLARLQNVHVSATERDGKVVFLHKVKTGAADKSYGVHVAELAEMPEPIIERARVLLTQFEAQEAVKPVQEKSSIVAEQLSLFTDQPSLSKEEQEVLEVLQKANIMGTTPLQAMTLLHELQQKLLSK; encoded by the coding sequence ATGACGACATACACGCCGATGATGCAACAATATTTAATGATAAAAGAAGATTATAAGGATGCTTTTTTATTTTTCCGTTTAGGGGATTTTTATGAGCTGTTTTTTGAAGATGCGGAGAGAGCTTCACAGCTTTTAGAAATTACGTTAACAAGCCGCGATGGGGGAAGTAAAGGGCGCATTCCAATGTGTGGTGTGCCACATCATTCCGCAAAAAACTATATTGAAACACTCGTTTCCAAAGGCTATAAAGTAGCAATTTGTGAACAAACGGAAGACCCAAAGGTAGCCAAAGGTGTTGTAAGACGCGAAGTTGTGCAGCTGATTACACCTGGGACGATTACAGAGGGTAAAACAATTGATGGCAAGACGAATCATTTTATCGGTGCGGCAGAATATGTTGCAGAGCAGCAAATTGCTTTTGTCATACTTGATATTTCCACAGGCGAGGCAACAGCAACGATTATTGAAGGGGATATTAAAACATTATTCCAGCAGCTACAATCCTATGCCATTCGTGAGCTGATCGTTGGTGAGGCAATGCATCTAGAGGCAGCAGAAATGGCACAGGCATTAAATATTGTACTCTCTATCGAACATGATGAAATGCAGCAAACACAGCAATTTACGAGTGACTTGCCTCCAAATGTTCAGCCGATAGCAAGCAGGCTTTTACGTTATATTGAACGTACGCAAATGCGTTCACTTTCACATATTCAGCCATTCCGCTTTACTGAAATGAATCACTATTTATCGATAGATGCAAATTCAAAGCGCAATTTAGAGCTGATGCAGTCGATTCGTGGTGGCGACCAAAAGGGGACACTTTTATGGCTGCTTGATGAAACAGTGACAGCAATGGGTGGACGTAAATTAAAGCAGTGGCTACATCAGCCGCTTGTGCAACGGACTAAAATTGAGCAACGTTTAACAATTGTGGAGCATTTATTAGAAGACTTTTTCGTGCGTGAAGAGCTGCGTGAGCGTTTAAAGCAAGTGTATGATCTAGAGCGTTTAGCTGGTCGTGTCGCATTTGGTAATGTCGGTGGTCGAGATTTAGCACAGCTGCGTGAATCATTGCGACAAGTGCCTGCAATTCGCGAGCAGCTACTGGCAAGTAAAAGCGAGCCGCTGCGTCAATTGGGCGAGGCGTTCGATATATGTGAGGAAGTGGAGCAGCTGCTTGCTGTAGCGATTACAGATCACCCACCGATTACCATTAAAGAGGGTGACGTTATTCGTGATGGTTATCATGACAAGCTTGATGAGCTCCGTTATGCGGCACGTAACGGCAAAGATTGGATTGCCCAACTTGAGCAAAAGGAGCGCGAGCTAACAGGCATTAAAAATTTAAAAATTGGCTATAATCGCATATTTGGCTATTATATCGAAATTACAAAATCTAATTTTGGCAATGTAGATTTAACGCGTTATGAACGTAAGCAAACATTGGCAAATGCAGAGCGCTATATTACGCAGGAGCTCAAGGAAAAAGAAGCATTAATTTTAAATGCAGAAGAGCAAAGCCTAGCGCTTGAATATGATTTATTCGTTGCATTACGCGAGGAGCTAAAAGCTTATATTCCACGTGTACAAGCACTTGCATCTGAAATAAGCGAGCTTGATGTATTTATTAGCTTTGCAAGCATTTCAGAGAAATATCATTTTACACGTCCAATATTCCATGATGGACGCGATTTAACGATTAAAGAAGGGCGTCATCCAGTCGTTGAAAAAATGCTAAATAAACAACTATATGTGCCAAATGATTGCATTTTGCCGAGCGACCGCAATATGATGCTTATTACAGGACCGAATATGTCTGGTAAAAGTACATATATGCGTCAAGTAGCCATTACGGTAATTTTGGCACAAATGGGCTGCTATGTACCTGCTAAAGAGGCAAGCTTACCAATTACCGATCAAATTTTCACACGTATTGGAGCAGCCGATGATTTAGCGGCAGGACAATCCACATTTATGGTGGAAATGCTTGAATCGCAATATGCGATTACACATGCGACGAAAAATAGCTTGTTACTATTTGATGAAATTGGGCGTGGTACATCTACATATGATGGTATGAGCTTAGCGCAGGCAATGATGGAATATATTCATCAGGAAATCGGTGCAAATACACTGTTTTCGACGCATTACCATGAGTTAACAGAGCTTGAGCATGACTTGGCACGTTTACAAAATGTCCATGTTAGCGCAACGGAGCGTGATGGCAAAGTTGTCTTTTTACACAAAGTGAAAACAGGTGCAGCCGATAAAAGCTATGGTGTGCATGTAGCTGAGCTGGCAGAAATGCCAGAGCCAATTATTGAGCGTGCAAGAGTGCTGCTCACACAATTTGAGGCACAGGAAGCAGTAAAGCCTGTGCAAGAGAAGTCAAGCATTGTAGCAGAGCAACTATCTTTATTCACAGACCAGCCTTCCTTATCAAAGGAGGAGCAGGAAGTGTTAGAGGTGTTACAGAAGGCAAATATTATGGGAACAACGCCGCTACAGGCGATGACGCTATTGCATGAATTACAGCAAAAATTATTAAGCAAATAG
- the cotE gene encoding outer spore coat protein CotE, with translation MKRLRQIVTKAVVAKGKKRVESVETLCPPNVPTSILGCWVINHHYQAKKIGNFVEVSGKFDINVWYAYNQHSKTAVYTETITYRDRIKLHYRDEKVKDTNEVHTHVEQQPNCVEAIIINGDKFQVTIEREFLVELIGETTVCIHVHPLDYEDEWEFAESSSSSSSSSSSSSSASLGGSSSSTIRHIKESSSFQ, from the coding sequence TTGAAACGATTACGTCAAATCGTGACAAAGGCAGTTGTAGCGAAAGGGAAAAAACGTGTTGAGAGTGTCGAAACGCTATGTCCGCCAAATGTTCCAACGAGTATTTTAGGATGCTGGGTGATTAATCACCATTACCAAGCGAAAAAAATTGGGAATTTTGTTGAAGTGTCAGGGAAATTTGATATTAATGTATGGTATGCTTACAACCAGCATTCGAAGACGGCGGTTTACACAGAAACGATCACATATCGCGATCGCATTAAATTGCATTACCGCGATGAAAAAGTGAAGGACACAAACGAGGTTCATACACATGTTGAACAACAGCCAAACTGTGTTGAGGCAATAATTATCAATGGTGATAAGTTCCAGGTAACAATTGAGAGAGAATTTTTAGTCGAACTCATTGGAGAAACGACAGTTTGCATTCATGTGCATCCATTGGATTATGAAGATGAATGGGAGTTTGCAGAATCATCCTCATCATCGAGCTCGTCATCGTCTTCAAGCTCTTCAGCATCGTTAGGCGGCTCCAGTTCATCAACTATCCGGCATATAAAAGAATCTTCATCGTTTCAATAA
- the aspA gene encoding aspartate ammonia-lyase, which yields MEQQMRIEKDFLGERQLPLEAYYGIQTLRATENFPITGLSLHTSLIRAMGIVKKAAALGNMEVELLPKEIGVAIIVAADEIIAGKWDQQFIVDPIQGGAGTSINMNANEVIANRALEILGKEKGDYATISPNSHVNMSQSTNDAFPTAMHIAILTLIEELLATMQHMQDTFDKKAAQFAHVIKMGRTHLQDAVPIRLGQEFEAYSRVIGRDIKRIARTREHLYEVNMGATAVGTGLNAVPNYILAVDRHLAELSGFPLTGATHLVDATQNTDAYTEVSSALKICMVNMSKISNDLRLMASGPRAGFNEIFLPARQPGSSIMPGKVNPVMPEVLNQVAFQVIGNDHTISMASEAGQLELNVMEPVLVFNLIQSLSIMNNVFEAFTEHCLKDIQANEERMKEYVEKSVGILTAVNPHIGYETAARLASEAIRTGQSIRELCIEAGVLTAEQLDLILDPYEMTHPGIAGSSMLKHL from the coding sequence ATGGAACAGCAAATGCGTATAGAGAAAGATTTTTTAGGAGAGCGTCAATTACCGCTAGAGGCGTATTATGGTATTCAAACATTACGTGCAACTGAAAACTTTCCAATTACTGGTTTATCACTACATACATCATTAATTCGAGCAATGGGGATTGTCAAAAAAGCGGCAGCTCTAGGAAATATGGAAGTAGAATTATTGCCAAAGGAAATCGGTGTAGCGATTATTGTTGCGGCAGATGAAATAATCGCAGGAAAATGGGATCAGCAATTTATCGTTGACCCTATTCAAGGCGGAGCTGGAACTTCCATTAATATGAATGCCAATGAAGTCATTGCAAACCGCGCATTGGAGATTTTAGGGAAAGAAAAAGGCGATTATGCCACAATTAGTCCAAATAGTCATGTCAACATGTCACAATCTACAAATGATGCATTCCCAACAGCGATGCATATTGCGATTTTAACATTGATTGAAGAGCTACTTGCAACGATGCAGCATATGCAAGATACATTTGATAAAAAGGCGGCACAATTTGCCCATGTTATTAAAATGGGGCGTACACATTTACAGGATGCTGTACCAATTCGACTTGGACAAGAATTTGAAGCATATAGCCGCGTAATCGGTCGTGATATTAAGCGTATTGCTAGAACACGCGAACATCTATATGAAGTTAATATGGGAGCTACAGCTGTAGGAACAGGCTTAAATGCTGTACCAAACTATATTTTAGCGGTAGATCGTCATTTAGCAGAGCTTTCTGGTTTCCCATTGACAGGTGCAACACATTTAGTGGATGCAACACAAAATACCGATGCCTATACAGAAGTATCAAGCGCATTAAAAATTTGTATGGTCAATATGTCGAAAATTTCCAATGATTTGCGTTTAATGGCTTCAGGGCCACGTGCAGGATTTAACGAAATTTTCTTGCCAGCACGTCAGCCAGGCTCTTCTATTATGCCAGGTAAAGTAAACCCAGTTATGCCAGAAGTATTAAATCAAGTAGCGTTCCAAGTTATCGGAAATGACCATACAATTTCGATGGCCTCAGAGGCAGGACAGCTAGAGTTAAATGTAATGGAGCCAGTACTCGTATTTAATCTAATTCAATCGCTAAGCATTATGAACAATGTATTCGAAGCATTCACAGAGCATTGCTTAAAAGACATCCAAGCAAATGAGGAGCGTATGAAGGAATATGTAGAAAAAAGCGTTGGTATTTTAACTGCGGTGAACCCGCATATCGGCTATGAAACAGCAGCTCGTTTAGCAAGTGAAGCAATTCGCACAGGGCAATCAATTCGTGAGCTATGTATTGAAGCTGGTGTATTGACAGCTGAACAGCTGGACCTTATTTTAGATCCATATGAAATGACACATCCAGGTATTGCTGGTTCAAGCATGTTAAAGCATTTATAA